A window of Photobacterium sp. GJ3 contains these coding sequences:
- a CDS encoding TetR/AcrR family transcriptional regulator has product MKTRDKIIHAALELFNDSGEPKVTTNHIAAHMGISPGNLYYHFRNKEEIIHSIFDEYAQELRVRFQPGEEAELSSDSLLQYLDAVFLLMWRYRFFYANLPDILSRDPVLQDKYLQAQEKLHQDIMVVMRHFRALGLVTLDDGDLSDLANTLKLVASTWICYQTAQAPKAKITKAVIYQGVLQILSIIRPLTSAQGREVVLQLESHYCDQVRQDVS; this is encoded by the coding sequence ATGAAAACCCGCGATAAAATTATCCATGCCGCACTGGAGCTCTTTAACGACAGTGGAGAACCTAAGGTGACCACTAACCACATTGCGGCCCATATGGGCATCAGTCCCGGCAATTTGTATTACCATTTCCGTAATAAGGAAGAGATTATACACAGTATTTTTGATGAATACGCGCAGGAGTTGCGTGTTCGTTTTCAGCCGGGCGAAGAAGCGGAGCTGTCATCTGACAGTTTGCTGCAATATCTGGATGCTGTGTTTTTACTGATGTGGCGATACCGTTTTTTCTATGCCAACTTGCCCGATATTCTCAGTCGAGACCCTGTCTTACAGGATAAGTATCTGCAAGCACAGGAAAAACTGCATCAGGACATTATGGTGGTGATGCGTCATTTTCGTGCCTTGGGTCTGGTAACGCTGGATGACGGCGATCTGTCCGATCTGGCGAATACACTGAAATTGGTCGCCAGTACCTGGATTTGCTACCAGACTGCTCAGGCGCCAAAAGCAAAAATTACCAAGGCGGTAATTTATCAGGGGGTGCTTCAGATCCTCAGTATTATAAGACCTCTGACCAGTGCTCAGGGTCGGGAAGTCGTTCTTCAACTTGAATCACATTATTGTGATCAAGTCAGACAGGATGTTTCTTAG
- the tdh gene encoding L-threonine 3-dehydrogenase — MKIKALSKLKPEEGIWMTEVDKPEMGHNDLLIKIKKTAICGTDVHIYNWDEWSQKTIPVPMVVGHEYVGEVVAIGQEVRGFKIGDRVSGEGHITCGHCRNCRGGRTHLCRNTIGVGVNREGAFAEYLVIPAFNAFKIPDNISDDLASIFDPFGNAVHTALSFDLVGEDVLITGAGPIGIMAAAVAKHVGARHVVITDVNEYRLDLARQMGVTRAVNVAEQKLEDVMAELGMTEGFDVGLEMSGVPAAFNSMLESMNHGGKIAMLGIPPSNMGVDWNQVIFKGLVIKGIYGREMFETWYKMASLIQSGLDLTPIITHHYSVDDFQQGFDAMRSGKSGKVILSWD, encoded by the coding sequence ATGAAAATTAAAGCATTATCCAAACTCAAGCCTGAAGAAGGCATCTGGATGACTGAGGTCGACAAGCCTGAAATGGGCCATAACGACCTGCTGATCAAAATTAAGAAAACGGCGATTTGCGGAACTGACGTTCATATCTATAACTGGGATGAATGGTCACAGAAAACCATTCCTGTCCCTATGGTTGTCGGTCATGAATATGTGGGCGAAGTTGTGGCCATCGGTCAGGAAGTACGCGGTTTTAAAATCGGCGATCGGGTTTCCGGTGAAGGCCATATTACTTGCGGCCACTGCCGGAACTGTCGTGGCGGCCGTACCCACCTGTGTCGTAACACCATTGGTGTGGGTGTGAATCGTGAAGGTGCCTTTGCTGAGTATCTGGTGATTCCTGCGTTTAATGCATTCAAAATCCCGGACAACATCTCTGATGATCTGGCTTCGATCTTTGACCCGTTTGGTAACGCAGTTCACACGGCACTGTCGTTTGATCTGGTGGGTGAAGATGTTCTGATCACTGGTGCTGGCCCAATCGGCATTATGGCAGCTGCTGTTGCAAAACACGTTGGTGCACGCCATGTCGTGATCACTGATGTGAACGAATATCGTCTGGATCTGGCCCGTCAGATGGGTGTGACCCGTGCAGTGAACGTTGCTGAGCAGAAGCTGGAAGATGTGATGGCTGAGCTGGGCATGACCGAAGGCTTCGATGTCGGTCTGGAAATGTCGGGTGTACCGGCTGCTTTCAACAGTATGCTGGAAAGCATGAATCATGGCGGTAAGATTGCCATGCTGGGTATTCCGCCATCAAACATGGGTGTTGACTGGAATCAGGTGATTTTCAAAGGTCTGGTGATCAAAGGGATCTATGGCCGTGAAATGTTCGAAACCTGGTACAAGATGGCCAGCCTGATTCAGTCTGGCTTGGATCTGACGCCAATCATCACGCACCACTACAGCGTAGATGACTTCCAGCAAGGCTTCGATGCGATGCGTTCTGGTAAGTCCGGTAAAGTGATTCTGAGCTGGGATTAA
- a CDS encoding glycine C-acetyltransferase: protein MSAAFYQQIADQIQEVKAEGLYKSERVITSAQKADIQITSGDQVLNFCANNYLGLANHPALIEAAKQGMDEHGFGMASVRFICGTQDAHKELENKLSAFLGTEDTILYSSCFDANAGLFETILGPEDAIISDALNHASIIDGVRLCKAKRFRYANNNMAELEQQLIAANEAGARHKLIVTDGVFSMDGVVANLPAVCDLADKYDALVMVDDSHAVGFMGDNGRGTHEYHDVIERIDIITGTLGKALGGASGGYTAGKKEVIDWLRQRSRPYLFSNSLAPAIVSASIRVLDLLAESSDLRAQLWQNAAHFRTRMSEAGFTLAGADHAIIPIMLGDAKVAAEFAERALKEGIYVVGFSYPVVPKGQARIRTQMSAAHSQEQLDRAIDAFIRIGQDMGIL, encoded by the coding sequence ATGTCAGCTGCCTTTTATCAACAGATCGCCGATCAGATTCAGGAAGTGAAAGCAGAAGGATTATACAAGAGTGAGCGTGTGATCACTTCTGCACAGAAAGCCGATATCCAGATCACGTCCGGTGATCAGGTTTTGAACTTCTGTGCCAACAACTATCTGGGTCTGGCTAACCACCCGGCGTTGATTGAGGCTGCCAAACAAGGCATGGATGAGCACGGTTTTGGTATGGCTTCAGTGCGTTTTATCTGCGGTACGCAGGACGCACACAAGGAACTGGAAAATAAACTGTCAGCCTTCTTGGGCACGGAAGACACCATTCTTTATTCTTCCTGTTTCGATGCGAATGCGGGCCTGTTCGAGACAATTCTCGGCCCGGAAGACGCCATTATTTCTGATGCACTGAATCACGCATCCATCATCGACGGTGTTCGTCTGTGTAAAGCGAAGCGTTTCCGTTATGCCAACAACAATATGGCAGAGCTGGAGCAGCAACTGATCGCCGCGAATGAAGCGGGTGCCCGTCACAAGCTGATCGTGACAGACGGCGTGTTCTCAATGGACGGTGTGGTGGCGAATCTGCCAGCCGTTTGCGATCTGGCGGATAAATACGATGCGCTGGTGATGGTGGATGACTCTCACGCCGTGGGCTTCATGGGCGACAACGGTCGCGGTACGCATGAGTATCATGATGTGATTGAGCGGATCGACATCATCACGGGGACGCTGGGTAAAGCGCTGGGCGGTGCTTCAGGCGGCTATACTGCGGGCAAGAAAGAAGTGATCGACTGGCTGCGTCAGCGCTCGCGCCCATACCTGTTCTCGAATTCACTGGCGCCAGCCATTGTTTCTGCATCGATTCGCGTTCTGGATCTGCTGGCAGAAAGCAGCGATCTGCGTGCACAACTGTGGCAGAATGCTGCGCACTTCCGTACCCGTATGTCTGAAGCGGGCTTCACACTGGCAGGGGCGGATCACGCGATTATCCCAATTATGCTGGGTGATGCGAAAGTTGCGGCTGAATTCGCTGAGCGTGCACTGAAAGAAGGCATTTACGTGGTGGGTTTCTCTTACCCTGTGGTACCGAAAGGCCAGGCGCGTATCCGGACGCAAATGTCTGCTGCGCACAGCCAGGAACAGCTGGACCGCGCCATTGATGCCTTCATCCGTATCGGTCAGGACATGGGTATTCTCTGA